Proteins found in one Aspergillus puulaauensis MK2 DNA, chromosome 8, nearly complete sequence genomic segment:
- a CDS encoding uncharacterized protein (COG:Q;~EggNog:ENOG410PNUK;~InterPro:IPR002925,IPR029058;~PFAM:PF01738;~go_function: GO:0016787 - hydrolase activity [Evidence IEA]), with the protein MMPVHEIIKSTSWLAQPSGRCCLKGTLHEGTSRGHFETVAGVETYISRPKADYANGHILLYFPDVWGMFPNGLLVMDAFADAGYLVLGLDYFRGDPVWKHRRNRHDQSNPNFDYEAWKQKHMKFADEAVPRWIEEVKRTYGQPSTKYACVGYCFGAPYVCNELAKETVTAGAFAHPAFLREEHFTKITSECSHPCTPKHSTGDSSLNAEPLFLSCAEEDHTFDKNSRRTALRILQSGRKTYHLQLFSGAEHGFALRGDMKDPYQRE; encoded by the exons ATGATGCCGGTGCATGAAATTATCAAAAGCACCAGCTGGCTGGCGCAGCCATCTGGGCGATGCTGTCTGAAAGGCACACTGCATGAGGGGACATCGCGTGGGCACTTTGAAACGGTCGCTGGCGTGGAAACCTATATCTCGCGACCCAAAGCGGATTACGCAAATGGTCATATTTTGCTCTACTTTCCTGATGTCTGGGGGATGTTTCCCAACGGCCTTTTGGTGATGGACGCCTTTGCGGACGCGGGTTATCTCGTCCTTGGTTTGGACTATTTTCGAGGC GACCCTGTGTGGAAACATCGTCGCAATCGCCACGATCAATCCAATCCGAATTTTGACTACGAGGCATGGAAACAAAAGCATATGAAGTTTGCAGATGAAGCAGTTCCAAGATGGATTGAAGAGGTAAAACGAACATATGGCCAGCCATCAACCAAATATGCATGCGTGGG ATACTGCTTTGGTGCTCCATATGTGTGCAACGAGCTGGCAAAAGAGACAGTAACTGCCGGTGCATTTGCTCACCCAGCCTTCTTGAGGGAAGAACATTTCACAAAAATCACCAGTGAGTGCTCTCACCCTTGTACACCCAAGCACAGTACCGGGGACTCAAGCTTGAATGCAGAGCCCTTGTTTTTGTCctgcgccgaggaggaccATACATTCGACAAGAACTCTCGTCGCACGGCCTTGAGAATTCTGCAGTCTGGGCGCAAAACCTACCATCTCCAACTGTTTTCCGGGGCTGAACACGGCTTTGCTCTTCGTGGAGATATGAAAGACCCTTATCAGCGTGAGTAG
- a CDS encoding uncharacterized protein (COG:G;~EggNog:ENOG410QDGU;~InterPro:IPR020846,IPR011701,IPR036259;~PFAM:PF07690;~TransMembrane:11 (i59-76o130-148i155-179o191-212i224-244o292-312i333-352o358-377i389-411o417-438i450-473o);~go_function: GO:0022857 - transmembrane transporter activity [Evidence IEA];~go_process: GO:0055085 - transmembrane transport [Evidence IEA]), with the protein MHIEQLNSAGGPQRIDEVEEAKETTLIEAHANTVGYKEYREGLGISISKKENSRVRWKIDLVVLPIFLITQALQFMDKTALNYANLLGYQETLGLHGQQFNYLSAMVYAGYFFGQYPCGWLVGRFPAQRVLGLSCFIWGLMVIIMTQCHTFSSALAVRFIMGLFEAAVTPGLTLMTGFWYTRQEIPLRQCIWYSALGWGGIVGSYICFGITKLPVDFKPERWELLFYILGSATCLWAAVIVFVLPDAPSSAFFLSKTERVIGIKRVAGNETGVKTKTFNTKQAIVALSDPKAILLFVSVFAAAIPNGVVNSFSTIIIEDMGFSKTKTTELKSVGDAVVIIALVIGGTVTLNIPNSRLLTSTAANILCTVTAACMAYLPREQKWQRLACFWLVNAQSVGFTISLVTISSNMAGYTHRAMANALVFTAYCWGNFAGPFVVKPSEAPEYKGATIGLLVGYAIKAGCHICLFLYMLIVNRHRDSVYGPADKARSDEAGMQDYTEFENKDFRYVL; encoded by the exons ATGCATATTGAACAACTGAATTCTGCGGGCGGTCCCCAACGCATTGATGAGGTCGAAGAGGCTAAAGAGACGACGCTCATTGAG GCACACGCAAATACGGTCGGATATAAAGAGTATCGTGAAGGTCTGGGGATTTCCATCTCTAAGAAGGAG AATTCTCGAGTCAGATGGAAAATCGATCTCGTTGTTCTTCCAATCTTTCTGATCACCCAGGCCCTGCAATTCATGGACAAAACCGCCTTGAATTATGCAAACCTGTTGGGCTACCAAGAGACTCTTGGCCTTCATGGCCAGCAATTCAATTATCTATCTGCGA TGGTATATGCCGGCTACTTCTTCGGACAATATCCCTGTGGGTGGCTAGTAGGCCGATTTCCTGCCCAGCGAGTTCTTGGTCTAAGTTGTTTCATTTGGGGATTGATGGTTATCATCATGACTCAATGCCACACCTTTTCGAGTGCACTTGCGGTCCGTTTCATTATGGGATTGTTCGAAGCGGCAGTTACGCCAGGGCTGACTCTGATGACCGGCTTCTGGTATACCCGACAAGAGATTCCACTCCGTCAGTGCATTTGGTACTCTGCATTAGGATGGGGTGGCATTGTCGGCTCCTATATTTGTTTTGGAATCACAAAGCTGCCAGTTGATTTCAAGCCAGAACGCTGGGAgctattattctatatcctCGGATCAGCAACGTGCCTCTGGGCAGCTGTCATTGTATTCGTTCTTCCTGATGCACCCTCAAGCGCGTTTTTCTTATCGAAGACTGAGCGCGTCATTGGGATCAAAAGAGTTGCAGGTAATGAGACAGGTGTCAAGACAAAGACATTCAACACCAAACAAGCAATAGTCGCATTGTCCGATCCTAAAGCTATCCTGCTTTTTGTCTCGGTTTTTGCAGCAGCGATTCCGAATGGTGTCGTCAACTCTTTTTCCACAATCATTATCGAGGACATGGGGTTCTCGAAAACCAAGACTACAGAGCTGAAGTCAGTCGGAGACGCAGTTGTCATTATCGCACTGGTTATTGGCGGTACAGTAACACTGAATATACCAAACAGCAGATTGCTTACTTCGACTGCGGCTAATATCCTGTGCACTGTTACTGCCGCATGTATGGCATACTTACCACGCGAGCAGAAATGGCAGAGACTGGCTTGCTTCTGGCTTGTTAATGCACAGTCGGTAGGATTTACAATCTCACTTGTCACAATATCCTCAAATATGGCTGGTTACACCCACCGTGCTATGGCGAATGCGCTTGTTTT CACTGCGTATTGCTGGGGCAACTTTGCTGGGCCCTTTGTGGTTAAGCCCTCTGAAGCTCCCGAGTACAAAGGTGCTACAATTGGTCTTCTTGTTGGATACGCAATTAAGGCGGGCTGTCACATATGTCTATTTC TTTACATGCTTATTGTCAACCGGCACCGAGACTCTGTCTATGGGCCGGCGGATAAGGCTCGGAGTGATGAAGCTGGCATGCAGGATTACACCGAGTTCGAGAACAAGGATTTTCGTTATGTGCTATAA